In Hyperolius riggenbachi isolate aHypRig1 chromosome 10, aHypRig1.pri, whole genome shotgun sequence, a genomic segment contains:
- the LOC137535045 gene encoding zinc finger protein 436-like: MAAEEIRTSCMDHMTTSVRMDEDWSHMTERIFNLTLEIICLLTKEGFPPVKYGDQVTITVPPPHFLVPERNMKKKILQLINKITELLMGEVPIRCQDVQTFSFKEEWQNVEVHKDLSKDENQPPITSQDGSSNRNPPESFTGPLYSQDCTQEYDTIPHHYQSVEFSDLKTVIDESHVKFQEQSEFEGKLIKLIKEEEEETYVRSDQQSIEEGGIMVTIKEEEETFVRGDCRSMEEAEMLRITNEGTYERGDHSPTEDENKIQNFEEHKWPLNVSTDGCDFGKSSEGHLYPRNTEPMSHQIFDTDFYPFSCSECGKSFKCEKGLLNHQTSHTGFYPLSCSECGKGFNNKTELLRHQRHHTGERPFSCSECGKCFSQKAILVSHQRSHTGEHPFSCSECGKVFFRKESLLMHQRSHTGERPFSCSECGKGFGRKGNLLRHQRIHTGVHSFSCTECGKNFHQKKNLLRHQSSHTGIYLFSCSVCGKGFNDKCELLRHEKSHTGERPFSCSVCGKCFVQKVSLLSHQKRHTGERPFS, encoded by the exons ATGGCAGCAGAAGAG ATAAGGACTTCTTGTatggatcacatgaccacatcagTGAGGATGGACGAGGACtggagtcacatgactgagaggatattcaacctcaccctggagatcatctgctTACTGACCAAAGAG GGTTTTCCTCCTGTGAAGTATGGTGACCAGGTGACAATCACAGTTCCTCCACCTCACTTCCTGGTGCCTGAGAGAAACATGAAGAAGAAGATTCTACAACTCATTAACAAGATCACAGAGTTGCTgatgggagag GTTCCTATACGTTGTCAGGATGTCCAAACCTTCTCCTTCAAGGAGGAGTGGCAGAATGTAGAagtacacaaggacctctccaagGATGAGAACCAGCCACCCATAACTTCACAAG atggatccagtaacagaaacccaccagagagctttacaggtcctctttattcccaggattgtacaCAGGAATATGACACCATCcctcaccattatcag aGTGTAGAATTTTCTGATCTGAAAACTGTTATTGATGAGAGTCATGTGAAGTTTCAAGAGCAATCTGAATTTGAAGGTAAATTAATCAAgttaattaaagaggaagaagaggagacatatgtgaggagtgatcagcagtctattgaGGAGGGTGGCATAATGGTGacgattaaagaggaagaagagacatttgTAAGAGGTGATTGCCGCTCTATGGAGGAAGCTGAAATGTTGAGGATAACTAATGAAGGAACGTATGAAAGAGGTGATCATTCACCTACAGAAGATGAGAACAAAATTCAAAATTTTGAAGAACACAAATGGCCTCTGAATGTTAGCACAG ATGGATGTGATTTTGGGAAGTCTTCAGAGGGACATCTTTATCCAAGGAATACAGAACCGATGTCACATCAGATATTTGACACAGACTTCTATCCtttctcatgttcagagtgtgggaaaagttttaagTGTGAAAAAGGCCTGCTAAATCATCAGACAAGTCACACAGGATTCTATCCTttatcatgttcagaatgtgggaaaggtTTTAATAACAAAACAGAGCTTCTTAGACACCAGAGACACCACACAGGCGAGCGGCCTttttcatgctcagagtgtgggaaatgtttttctcaGAAAGCCATCCTGGTTAgtcaccagagaagtcacacaggtgagcaCCCCttctcatgttcagagtgtgggaaagtttTTTTTAGGAAAGAATCCCTTCTTAtgcaccagagaagtcacacaggtgagcgcccattctcatgttcagagtgtgggaaaggtttcggTAGGAAAGGAAATCTtcttagacaccagagaattcacacaggggTGCATTCATTCTCATGTACAGAGTGTGGAAAAAATtttcatcagaaaaaaaacttgcTTAGACACCAAAGTAGTCACACAGGCATCTATCTTTTCTCATGTTCtgtgtgtgggaaaggttttaatGACAAATGTGAACTTCTGAGACACGAGAAATCTCACACAGGGgagcggcctttttcatgttcagtgtgtggaaaatgttttgttcagaaagTTAGCCTGTTAAGTCATCAGAAACGTCACACAGGTGAGCGCCCATTCTCTTGA